Proteins encoded by one window of Leptospira barantonii:
- a CDS encoding Ig-like domain-containing protein: protein MLIQRIQFIGIALLLCWFVVDCSDKKKDSGFDLMALFDLGSPTGGEVANTSVIPPYNNVDNNIATLPVNFGNTGPQAYLFINSTENVNRYKDLEIQFSKPMNRALTQASITLTGASGPLSGPGIGVEFYWASEQRLILNPYRELKPGEKYTLNISQDALTISNKPLIAYTQEFKTTLNYSLNNNIVQGALNKALNGSDDMTLDMSANITVNSAFQTPVVGENYIDSIYLKKSGSGSSVKICPSAVPGSTCSMNPISINLSTSVLTPTIGGNTYYYEIQTKFGPVYKKYFSFNYGNLNNPNNLLSNISNGVMDEAQMLPFLGKVIQKFTTGAFKVQDVNGTPRTFQEFLIGLPDHSKKKFYDNGQWNIGEACIRPGQSGSPGTNKFDDFKNQQFISVLGAKPGAEGRGYCWVPSSTYPTYPTSVVEPKGAEDQGEWAFDKWPKAAAPFSRYNAPLEDSLGAASMTMDVYVTDMRLPSYVKNASGSQLGNIAADLRVNPGTANTAPGLGLDLSSRYVEVDLFIVSRYEDWYTIFISPGTLMYFKTTARLNWDPNVDPGLNGGNNQLPNIYLTTPSLRMARARNTLSVDGTGSVSMAVRSPFAVNNTVFPTNPSNADIDSVTNNFFVLPWSNPTFLPMGIYSGAEDTKDFMYTAPMEYIASNEGGVDNILVPLIGRGTVQNLAGGTVPYVKGIITQYMLKDIVQRIAPNVLNSVVGALRDDGVTIQLPSYLPDPLRNFPLTVKMKLRTDSVIKHDGVNKGLVSNLDLSFSSNYVDPQGRGLRNQTAKTGMVITRNPATPFPSSYQFTQSSANPGFLLSLHSDTISQAAFHLWQRRGLDITMNKSFIETINSYSGGNPLFQLTTTLLKASPIITILAPGREKLQGLNGSNALAPAAKPYDDIEMVMEPVLAPSVKFKPMTGPGIPKLRLYFTEMQLKIVAKKPASCSGLTGAELTDCGIDTRPNGYTYTLGAVRISLAADAEFKFITFSNPNNDPNLQNLNALQVVLSTTNLDYTVEVLEGIANNPFGLDPDGINSVIEPLVTSLVVPLVNSILKEVPLPPQINFPKLRHPTNNTACAINARSNVIQFFTLATENTSDPYMLGGMRFVGVAASDPSSLIVCP, encoded by the coding sequence ATGCTAATTCAAAGAATTCAATTCATCGGAATCGCATTGCTTCTATGTTGGTTCGTGGTCGATTGTTCGGATAAAAAGAAAGATTCCGGCTTCGACTTGATGGCGCTTTTTGATTTGGGAAGTCCGACGGGGGGCGAGGTTGCAAATACTTCCGTGATTCCTCCTTACAACAACGTGGACAACAATATCGCGACTCTTCCCGTCAATTTCGGAAATACGGGACCACAGGCGTATCTGTTTATCAATTCCACCGAAAACGTAAATCGTTATAAGGATCTTGAAATCCAATTCTCGAAACCGATGAACCGCGCTCTTACACAAGCGAGCATAACGTTGACGGGAGCCTCCGGACCTCTTTCCGGTCCCGGAATCGGAGTGGAATTCTACTGGGCCAGCGAACAAAGGTTGATCCTCAATCCGTATCGCGAATTGAAACCCGGAGAAAAATACACGCTCAATATCAGCCAAGACGCGCTTACGATTTCAAACAAACCGCTGATCGCTTATACGCAGGAATTTAAAACGACATTGAATTATTCTCTGAACAACAACATCGTTCAAGGAGCTTTGAACAAGGCCTTGAACGGATCGGACGATATGACGCTCGATATGTCCGCGAACATCACGGTCAACTCCGCGTTTCAAACGCCGGTTGTAGGGGAGAATTATATAGATTCCATTTATCTAAAGAAGAGTGGAAGCGGATCCTCGGTAAAAATTTGTCCGAGCGCGGTTCCCGGTTCGACCTGTTCGATGAATCCGATCAGCATCAATCTTTCGACTTCGGTTTTGACGCCGACGATCGGAGGAAATACGTATTACTACGAGATTCAGACGAAGTTCGGTCCGGTTTATAAAAAATACTTCAGCTTTAATTACGGAAATCTAAACAACCCGAACAATCTTCTCTCGAACATTTCGAACGGGGTGATGGACGAGGCGCAGATGTTGCCCTTTCTCGGGAAGGTGATCCAAAAGTTTACGACGGGAGCCTTCAAGGTTCAAGACGTCAACGGAACTCCGAGAACGTTTCAAGAATTCTTAATCGGACTTCCCGATCATTCCAAAAAGAAATTCTATGATAACGGTCAATGGAACATAGGCGAGGCGTGCATTCGTCCCGGACAATCCGGATCACCCGGAACAAACAAGTTCGACGATTTCAAAAATCAACAATTCATTTCCGTGCTCGGTGCAAAACCGGGAGCGGAAGGAAGAGGATATTGTTGGGTTCCATCAAGCACATATCCTACGTATCCTACCTCGGTGGTCGAACCGAAAGGTGCGGAAGATCAGGGAGAATGGGCATTCGATAAATGGCCGAAAGCCGCCGCGCCATTCAGTCGTTATAACGCTCCCTTGGAAGATTCTCTCGGTGCGGCGAGTATGACGATGGACGTTTACGTAACCGATATGAGACTTCCATCCTATGTGAAGAATGCTTCCGGTTCTCAACTTGGAAACATTGCCGCCGATCTTAGAGTCAATCCCGGAACAGCAAACACCGCGCCAGGACTCGGACTCGATTTGAGTTCACGTTATGTGGAAGTGGATCTGTTTATCGTATCTCGTTACGAGGATTGGTATACGATCTTTATTTCTCCGGGCACTTTGATGTATTTCAAAACCACGGCGCGATTGAATTGGGATCCGAACGTGGATCCGGGTTTGAACGGAGGAAACAATCAACTTCCGAATATTTATCTGACGACTCCTTCCTTGAGAATGGCGAGAGCGAGAAATACGTTGTCCGTCGACGGAACCGGATCCGTTTCCATGGCGGTTCGTTCTCCGTTTGCCGTAAACAATACGGTGTTTCCGACTAACCCGAGTAATGCGGACATCGACTCGGTTACGAATAACTTCTTTGTTCTTCCTTGGTCCAATCCTACCTTTCTTCCTATGGGAATCTATTCCGGAGCGGAAGATACGAAGGACTTTATGTATACCGCTCCGATGGAATACATCGCTTCCAACGAAGGAGGAGTGGATAACATTCTCGTTCCGTTGATCGGAAGAGGAACGGTTCAGAATCTTGCGGGTGGAACCGTTCCTTACGTAAAAGGAATCATCACGCAGTATATGTTGAAGGACATCGTACAAAGAATTGCGCCTAACGTTCTCAATTCGGTCGTGGGCGCTCTTCGAGACGACGGCGTAACGATCCAGTTGCCGAGTTATCTACCCGATCCGCTTCGTAATTTTCCTTTGACCGTAAAGATGAAACTGAGAACGGACAGCGTAATCAAACACGACGGGGTCAACAAGGGACTTGTCAGCAATTTGGATCTATCGTTTTCGAGCAACTACGTGGATCCTCAAGGAAGAGGTTTGAGAAATCAAACCGCAAAAACGGGAATGGTGATCACAAGAAACCCTGCGACCCCGTTTCCTTCTTCCTATCAATTTACGCAGAGTAGCGCAAATCCGGGATTTCTTCTTTCCTTACATTCGGATACGATTTCCCAAGCCGCGTTTCACCTTTGGCAAAGAAGGGGACTCGACATCACGATGAATAAAAGTTTCATCGAAACGATCAACAGTTACTCGGGGGGAAATCCTCTCTTTCAATTGACCACTACCTTACTCAAGGCCTCTCCGATCATAACGATCTTGGCACCGGGAAGAGAAAAACTGCAGGGTTTAAACGGATCGAACGCGCTCGCTCCGGCCGCAAAACCCTACGACGATATCGAGATGGTGATGGAACCGGTGCTGGCTCCGAGTGTGAAGTTCAAGCCGATGACCGGACCGGGAATTCCGAAACTGCGTCTTTATTTTACGGAGATGCAGTTGAAGATCGTCGCCAAAAAACCGGCGAGTTGTAGCGGATTGACGGGAGCCGAATTGACGGATTGTGGAATCGACACAAGACCGAACGGATACACATACACGTTAGGCGCCGTTCGAATCAGTCTGGCCGCGGACGCCGAGTTTAAGTTTATCACGTTCTCCAATCCGAACAACGATCCTAATTTACAAAATTTGAATGCACTTCAGGTCGTTCTTTCCACCACGAACCTGGATTACACGGTGGAAGTGTTGGAAGGGATCGCGAACAATCCTTTCGGACTCGATCCGGACGGAATCAATAGCGTGATCGAACCGTTAGTCACATCGCTCGTCGTTCCTCTTGTGAACAGTATTCTGAAGGAGGTTCCTCTTCCTCCACAGATCAACTTTCCGAAGCTGAGACATCCGACGAACAACACCGCGTGTGCGATCAACGCAAGAAGTAACGTGATACAGTTCTTCACGTTGGCAACGGAGAATACATCCGATCCGTATATGTTAGGAGGAATGAGATTTGTAGGAGTAGCCGCAAGTGATCCGAGTTCGTTGATCGTCTGTCCGTAA